One part of the Thermithiobacillus tepidarius DSM 3134 genome encodes these proteins:
- a CDS encoding NAD(P)H-hydrate dehydratase, whose translation MPEPFTSTSETLRWPALTGLPPRRADSHKGDYGHVLVLGGASGMGGAAALAALAAYRCGAGLVTVACHPDSRAHLAAWVPEAMARDWPGTLRQWNRPGVVLAVGPGLGTGLGSHTLVEEAAGLDAPQVWDADALNLLAIRGPALLPAGPVRLLTPHPGEAARLLGCDTIAVQADRAAAVRRIARRYRCICVLKGHQTLLSDGERLARCELGNPGMASGGMGDALTGILSALLGQRMDPWAAACFGVCLHARAGDVAAAHCGQTSLLARDLIDSLAGLLKEQ comes from the coding sequence ATGCCCGAGCCGTTCACTTCCACATCCGAGACCCTGCGTTGGCCGGCGCTGACAGGCCTGCCCCCGCGCCGTGCCGACAGCCACAAGGGCGATTATGGCCACGTATTGGTGCTGGGCGGCGCCAGCGGCATGGGCGGCGCGGCGGCTCTGGCGGCCCTGGCGGCCTACCGTTGCGGCGCCGGCCTGGTGACGGTGGCCTGCCACCCGGACAGCCGTGCTCATTTGGCCGCCTGGGTGCCCGAAGCCATGGCCCGGGACTGGCCGGGGACCTTGCGGCAGTGGAACCGTCCCGGCGTGGTGCTGGCCGTCGGTCCCGGCCTGGGGACCGGGCTCGGCTCCCACACGCTGGTGGAGGAGGCGGCCGGCCTGGACGCGCCGCAGGTGTGGGATGCCGATGCCCTCAATCTGCTGGCCATCCGCGGGCCCGCGCTTTTGCCGGCGGGCCCCGTGCGCCTGCTGACGCCGCACCCCGGCGAGGCCGCCCGCCTGCTGGGCTGCGACACCATCGCCGTGCAGGCGGATCGCGCCGCCGCCGTGCGCCGGATCGCCCGGCGCTACCGGTGCATCTGCGTGCTCAAGGGCCACCAGACCCTGCTCAGCGATGGCGAGCGGCTGGCCCGTTGCGAGCTGGGCAATCCCGGCATGGCCAGCGGCGGCATGGGCGATGCGCTGACCGGCATACTGTCGGCTCTGCTGGGCCAGCGCATGGACCCGTGGGCCGCCGCCTGCTTCGGCGTCTGCCTGCATGCCCGGGCTGGCGATGTGGCGGCCGCGCACTGCGGTCAGACCAGCCTGCTGGCCCGCGATCTGATCGATAGTCTGGCCGGTTTGCTAAAGGAACAATGA
- a CDS encoding N-acetylmuramoyl-L-alanine amidase: MKQQLYLLFLLLLFTFAMTAQDAVAAVDMQRARFWEAPDKARLVFDLADAVRFSVQESDDQVILTVKDATFAADLPLIGAGNKYVRALRRLPGPGDVVSVAIDTLVPLDGSAFLLRPTGPYGHRLVLDLKPRETAPSAAPAGKTEGEVPAGSEKTGVDMSSDQKAREAAIKALLGDLEQDKPAPSYSTINAGRPWLIAIDAGHGGEDPGAIGPNGAYEKNVTLAIARALARRIAQTPGMRPFLTRDGDYFVTLWDRTKKARRVGADLFISIHADAAVNASARGASVYTLSRKGASDQAAAMLANKENQADLVGGVKIADKDNVLASVLLDLSQTATINDSQGLATSVLGQLGQISHLHRSRFGEAGFVVLKSPDVPSVLVETGFITNPDEEQLLTNPAYQEQIAEAIFLGIGQYMARHGRALPLPAASRLAKAEGPRLQAAGPSERDVRTHRVRVGETLSSIARLYSVSIAKLQEVNALRTDQVMAGQKLLVP, encoded by the coding sequence ATGAAACAGCAACTATACCTCCTTTTTCTTCTGCTTTTGTTCACCTTCGCCATGACGGCACAGGATGCGGTGGCTGCGGTCGACATGCAGCGCGCCCGCTTCTGGGAGGCCCCGGACAAGGCGCGGCTAGTCTTCGATCTGGCCGATGCCGTGCGCTTTTCCGTGCAGGAGAGCGACGATCAGGTGATCCTCACCGTCAAAGATGCGACTTTCGCGGCAGATCTGCCGCTCATCGGCGCGGGCAACAAGTACGTGCGTGCCCTGCGCCGCCTGCCCGGCCCCGGCGATGTGGTTAGCGTCGCCATTGATACCCTGGTGCCCCTGGACGGCTCCGCCTTTCTGCTGCGCCCGACCGGGCCCTACGGTCATCGCCTGGTGCTGGATCTGAAGCCGCGCGAAACGGCACCCAGTGCGGCGCCGGCCGGCAAGACCGAAGGCGAGGTGCCGGCCGGTTCCGAGAAGACCGGGGTGGACATGAGCAGCGACCAGAAGGCGCGCGAAGCCGCCATCAAGGCCTTGCTGGGAGACTTGGAGCAGGACAAGCCGGCACCGTCCTACTCCACTATCAATGCCGGCCGCCCCTGGCTGATCGCCATCGATGCCGGCCATGGCGGCGAGGACCCGGGCGCCATCGGCCCCAACGGCGCCTATGAAAAAAACGTGACCCTGGCCATTGCCCGGGCATTGGCGCGGCGTATCGCCCAAACACCCGGCATGCGCCCCTTCCTGACCCGGGACGGCGATTATTTCGTGACCCTCTGGGACCGCACCAAAAAGGCGCGCCGCGTCGGCGCGGATCTCTTCATCTCCATCCACGCGGACGCCGCCGTCAACGCCTCTGCCCGCGGCGCCAGCGTCTATACACTGTCACGCAAGGGTGCCAGCGATCAGGCCGCCGCCATGCTGGCCAACAAGGAAAACCAGGCCGACCTGGTGGGCGGCGTCAAGATCGCCGACAAGGACAACGTCCTGGCCTCGGTGCTGCTGGATTTGTCGCAGACCGCCACCATCAACGACAGTCAGGGCCTGGCCACCAGCGTGCTGGGGCAGTTGGGACAGATCTCCCATCTGCACCGGAGCCGCTTCGGCGAAGCCGGCTTTGTGGTGTTGAAGTCGCCGGACGTGCCTTCCGTCCTGGTGGAGACCGGCTTCATCACCAACCCGGACGAGGAGCAGCTGCTGACCAACCCGGCTTATCAGGAGCAGATCGCCGAAGCCATCTTCCTCGGCATCGGCCAATACATGGCGCGCCACGGCCGGGCCCTGCCGCTGCCGGCGGCGAGCCGCCTGGCCAAGGCCGAGGGGCCGCGCCTGCAGGCGGCCGGCCCGAGTGAGCGGGATGTCCGGACGCACCGGGTGCGGGTGGGTGAGACCCTGTCCAGCATCGCCCGCCTGTACTCGGTGAGCATCGCCAAGCTGCAGGAAGTGAATGCCCTGCGAACCGATCAGGTGATGGCTGGTCAAAAATTGCTTGTCCCTTGA
- a CDS encoding YbaB/EbfC family nucleoid-associated protein produces the protein MMKGGLGNIMKQAQKIQENMKRAQEELAQMEVTGQAGGGMVKVVMTCRNDVRRVSIDPSLLQEGDQEMLEDLVAAAFNDAVRQAEKTAADKMASLTGGLNIPGMNLPF, from the coding sequence ATGATGAAAGGCGGCTTGGGCAATATCATGAAGCAGGCCCAGAAGATCCAGGAAAACATGAAGCGCGCCCAGGAAGAGCTGGCGCAGATGGAGGTCACCGGCCAAGCCGGCGGCGGCATGGTCAAGGTGGTCATGACCTGCCGCAACGACGTGCGCCGTGTCAGCATCGATCCCAGCCTGCTGCAGGAGGGGGATCAGGAGATGCTGGAGGACCTGGTGGCCGCGGCCTTCAACGATGCGGTACGCCAAGCGGAAAAGACTGCGGCGGACAAGATGGCTTCCCTGACCGGCGGCCTGAACATTCCCGGGATGAACCTGCCCTTCTGA
- the bioA gene encoding adenosylmethionine--8-amino-7-oxononanoate transaminase, translating to MTQEHQPASAMQPADASWDKEQLAAWDKRYFWHPFTQMQVYAREDNVIFARGAGNYLYDLDGKAYLDAISSLWCNVHGHRHPRLDAALQAQMGRVAHSTTLGASNPPAILLAKRLAELAPAGLERVFYSEDGAEAVEIAVKMAFHFWRNSGRPEKRRFLTLDNAYHGDTVGAVSVGGMDLFHNVYQDLLFHADRLPSPYGLARALFGARDWDQPAATAAWLQRLEEMLRERGGEIAALVMESGIQGAAGLLPFPKGILAGARALCDRHDVLLILDEVATGFGRTGRLFACEHEAVRPDLMALGKGLSGGYLPLAATLTTQRIYDAFLGEFGETRQFYHGHTFTGNPLACAVALENLQIFEDEQILERLAGRIRHLHDGLAAFWQHPHVGAVRQFGLMVGIEVVADKSTGSAYPYGERVEYAISRAAIERGVYTRPLGDTLVLMPPLSITAEEIDRILATLAEALDAVTSAPRT from the coding sequence GTGACACAAGAACATCAACCCGCTTCGGCAATGCAGCCGGCGGACGCGTCCTGGGACAAAGAGCAACTGGCCGCCTGGGACAAGCGCTACTTCTGGCATCCCTTCACCCAGATGCAGGTCTATGCCCGCGAGGACAACGTGATCTTCGCGCGCGGCGCGGGCAACTACCTTTACGACCTGGACGGCAAGGCCTATCTGGATGCCATATCCAGCCTCTGGTGCAATGTGCACGGCCACCGTCATCCGCGCTTGGATGCCGCCCTGCAGGCGCAAATGGGGCGGGTGGCGCACAGCACCACCCTGGGTGCCAGCAACCCGCCGGCCATCCTGCTCGCCAAACGTCTGGCAGAACTCGCCCCGGCGGGACTGGAGCGGGTGTTCTATTCGGAAGACGGTGCCGAGGCGGTGGAAATCGCCGTCAAGATGGCCTTCCACTTCTGGCGCAACAGCGGCAGGCCGGAGAAGCGGCGCTTCCTGACCCTGGACAACGCCTATCACGGCGACACGGTGGGCGCGGTGTCGGTGGGCGGCATGGATCTTTTCCACAACGTCTATCAGGATCTGCTCTTCCATGCCGACCGCCTGCCCAGCCCCTATGGCCTGGCCCGCGCCCTGTTCGGCGCGCGCGACTGGGACCAGCCGGCGGCCACGGCGGCCTGGCTGCAGCGCCTGGAAGAGATGTTGCGCGAGCGCGGCGGGGAGATCGCCGCCCTGGTCATGGAAAGCGGCATTCAGGGCGCGGCCGGCCTGCTGCCCTTTCCCAAGGGCATCCTGGCGGGCGCGCGGGCGCTGTGCGATCGCCATGACGTACTGCTCATTCTTGACGAAGTGGCCACCGGCTTCGGCCGTACCGGACGTCTCTTCGCCTGCGAGCACGAAGCGGTCCGCCCGGATCTGATGGCGCTGGGCAAGGGCCTGTCCGGCGGCTATCTGCCGCTGGCCGCCACCCTGACGACGCAGCGGATCTACGACGCCTTCCTCGGCGAATTCGGCGAGACGCGGCAGTTCTATCACGGCCATACCTTCACCGGCAACCCGCTGGCCTGCGCAGTGGCATTGGAGAATCTGCAGATTTTCGAGGACGAACAGATCCTCGAGCGGCTGGCGGGCAGGATCCGGCATCTGCATGATGGCTTGGCAGCGTTCTGGCAGCACCCCCACGTCGGCGCGGTGCGCCAGTTCGGTCTCATGGTCGGCATCGAGGTGGTGGCGGACAAGTCGACGGGGAGCGCCTACCCCTATGGCGAGCGGGTGGAGTATGCCATCAGCCGTGCCGCCATCGAGCGCGGCGTCTATACTCGTCCTTTGGGGGACACTCTCGTGCTCATGCCGCCTTTGAGCATCACCGCCGAGGAAATCGACCGCATTCTGGCCACTCTGGCCGAGGCCCTGGACGCAGTGACCTCGGCGCCCCGCACTTGA
- a CDS encoding CBS domain-containing protein, translating into MAVARDIMTAQVVSVKTDDSVDAVAEVLLRVGHHSVPVVDGAGRVQGMISQEDLIDATRKVHLPTVITILDSFIPLGGYKEFADDLRKSTATTAQQLASVNLVYAEADEDVDSVAEKLSQSHVHALPVVDHDKRLLGIITRSDVLRALLGKTKP; encoded by the coding sequence ATGGCAGTAGCCCGCGACATCATGACCGCCCAGGTAGTCAGCGTAAAGACGGACGACAGCGTCGATGCCGTTGCCGAGGTGCTGTTGCGCGTTGGGCATCACAGCGTGCCGGTCGTCGACGGCGCCGGCAGGGTGCAGGGCATGATCAGCCAGGAGGATCTCATCGATGCCACGCGCAAGGTGCATCTGCCGACGGTGATCACCATCCTCGACAGCTTCATTCCGCTGGGTGGCTACAAGGAGTTTGCCGATGACCTGCGCAAATCCACCGCCACCACGGCGCAGCAGCTCGCCAGCGTCAACCTGGTGTATGCCGAAGCGGACGAGGACGTGGATTCGGTGGCGGAGAAGCTGTCCCAAAGCCACGTGCATGCCTTGCCCGTGGTGGACCACGACAAGCGCCTGCTCGGCATCATCACCCGTTCCGACGTCCTGCGGGCCCTGCTGGGCAAAACGAAGCCTTGA
- a CDS encoding ammonium transporter: MPDFQAALQGGDVFFVLMGAVMVLAMHAGFAFLEVGTVRRKNQVNALVKIIADFGMSTIAYFFVGYWVAYGVTFFANANALLAHDHGFELVKFFFLLTFAAAIPAIISGGIAERARFYPQLLATAILVGLVYPFFEGLAWNGHFGLQDWLAHHFGAAFHDFAGSVVVHAMGGWIALMAVLHLGARRGRYGRNGEVHAIPPSNIPFLALGSWILVVGWFGFNVMSAQHVAAALGLVALNSLMAMVGGLLTALLLGRNDPGFAHNGALAGLVAICAGSDVVHPIAALFIGAVAGAVFVKVFVLQQYRWRIDDVLGVWPLHGVAGLWGGLAAGIFGQTFLGGRGGVSLLSQLLGTGLGVLIAVAAGFVVYGAIKRLVGIRLSQEQEYDGADLSMHKIGAYPEEDITRPR, from the coding sequence ATGCCGGATTTCCAGGCCGCCCTGCAGGGCGGCGATGTCTTTTTCGTCTTGATGGGCGCGGTCATGGTGCTCGCCATGCATGCGGGCTTCGCCTTCCTCGAAGTCGGCACGGTGCGGCGCAAGAACCAGGTCAATGCCCTGGTCAAGATCATCGCCGATTTCGGCATGTCCACCATCGCCTACTTTTTCGTGGGCTACTGGGTAGCCTACGGCGTCACCTTTTTCGCCAATGCCAATGCGCTGCTGGCCCATGATCATGGCTTTGAACTGGTCAAGTTTTTCTTTCTGCTGACCTTCGCCGCGGCCATTCCCGCCATCATTTCCGGCGGCATCGCCGAGCGCGCGCGCTTCTATCCGCAGCTGCTGGCCACCGCCATCCTGGTGGGGCTGGTCTATCCCTTCTTCGAGGGGCTGGCCTGGAACGGCCACTTCGGCCTGCAGGACTGGCTCGCCCACCACTTCGGCGCCGCTTTTCACGACTTTGCCGGTTCCGTGGTGGTGCACGCCATGGGCGGCTGGATCGCGCTGATGGCGGTGCTGCACCTGGGTGCGCGCCGCGGCCGCTACGGCAGGAATGGCGAGGTGCATGCCATTCCACCCTCCAACATCCCTTTCCTGGCGCTGGGCTCCTGGATCCTGGTGGTCGGCTGGTTCGGCTTCAACGTCATGAGCGCCCAGCATGTGGCGGCGGCGCTGGGCCTGGTGGCCTTGAACTCGCTCATGGCCATGGTGGGCGGCCTGCTCACGGCCCTGCTGCTCGGCCGCAACGATCCCGGCTTCGCCCACAACGGCGCCTTGGCCGGCCTGGTGGCCATTTGCGCCGGCTCCGACGTGGTCCACCCGATTGCCGCCCTGTTCATCGGCGCGGTGGCGGGCGCGGTCTTCGTGAAGGTCTTCGTATTGCAGCAGTACCGCTGGCGCATCGACGACGTGCTCGGCGTCTGGCCGCTGCACGGTGTGGCCGGCCTGTGGGGCGGGCTCGCCGCCGGCATCTTCGGCCAGACCTTCCTGGGCGGTCGCGGCGGCGTGAGTCTGCTCTCCCAGCTGCTGGGCACCGGATTGGGCGTGCTGATCGCCGTGGCGGCGGGCTTCGTGGTCTACGGGGCGATCAAGCGCCTGGTGGGCATCCGTTTGAGCCAGGAACAGGAATACGACGGCGCCGACCTGAGCATGCACAAGATCGGCGCCTATCCCGAGGAAGACATTACCCGGCCGCGCTGA
- the dnaX gene encoding DNA polymerase III subunit gamma/tau, which translates to MQHYLALARKWRPQQFADYVGQEHVVRAVSHALESGRLHHAFLFTGTRGVGKTTVARLLAKCLNCEQGVSSTPCGVCSACMEIEEGRFVDLIEVDAASRTKVDDTRELLENVQYAPTVGRYKVYLIDEVHMLSSHSFNALLKTLEEPPPHVKFLLATTDPQKLPVTVLSRCLHFSLRRLDPALIRERMAHILQAEQVPFDAAALALLARAADGSLRDALSLLDQAIVHGGGEVRREAVVDMLGQADRGMIFDLLDALAARDPQPLFAALDQLINLGRDPVALLDELLQALHAAAMRQVVRHGAGDDPLEAERLDRLAAAVAPADLQLYYQIALLARRDLHLSPDARLGLEMAFLRMLAFHPHGDDSAPAAAGAVPVREPGAAAYPRSNGAAREPSPAAQRQAPSPAPTPAGQGVSAPARGAQGDAGQPAADATPRAPAAAAGELGWARVIQSLNLSPLWRAVLDHSVAQEFTSEAVTIALAPSHSAMLEGGKFKPAMERALKEYFGVLPRLRFTRLGSGSAPAATPAQQQAAERERRQQAAEAAVRQDPTVQAILETFGGDLVKVEPKE; encoded by the coding sequence ATGCAGCACTACCTCGCCCTAGCCCGCAAGTGGCGGCCGCAGCAGTTCGCGGACTACGTGGGCCAGGAGCACGTGGTGCGGGCCGTGTCCCACGCCCTGGAGTCCGGGCGCCTGCACCATGCCTTCCTGTTCACCGGCACCCGCGGCGTCGGCAAGACCACCGTGGCCCGCCTGCTGGCCAAGTGCCTCAATTGCGAGCAGGGCGTGAGCAGCACGCCCTGCGGCGTGTGCAGCGCCTGCATGGAGATCGAGGAGGGGCGCTTCGTCGATCTGATCGAAGTGGACGCCGCCAGCCGCACCAAGGTGGACGACACCCGCGAACTGCTCGAAAACGTCCAGTACGCGCCCACCGTGGGCCGCTACAAGGTGTACCTCATCGATGAGGTGCACATGCTGTCCAGCCACAGCTTCAACGCCCTCCTGAAAACCCTGGAGGAACCCCCGCCGCACGTCAAGTTCCTGCTCGCCACCACCGACCCGCAAAAGCTGCCGGTGACGGTGCTGTCCCGCTGCCTGCACTTCAGCCTGCGTCGATTGGATCCCGCGCTGATCCGCGAGCGCATGGCCCACATTCTGCAGGCGGAGCAGGTGCCCTTCGACGCCGCCGCGCTGGCGCTGCTGGCACGGGCGGCCGACGGCAGCCTGCGCGACGCGCTCAGCCTGCTGGACCAAGCCATCGTGCACGGCGGCGGCGAAGTGCGGCGCGAGGCGGTGGTGGACATGCTTGGGCAAGCGGACCGCGGCATGATCTTCGACCTGCTGGATGCCTTGGCCGCTCGCGACCCCCAGCCGCTCTTCGCCGCCCTCGACCAGCTGATCAATCTGGGACGCGACCCGGTGGCTCTGCTGGACGAGCTGCTGCAGGCGCTGCATGCCGCGGCCATGCGCCAAGTCGTGCGCCACGGCGCCGGGGACGACCCGCTGGAAGCGGAGCGCCTGGACCGGCTGGCGGCGGCCGTGGCGCCGGCGGACCTGCAGCTTTACTATCAGATCGCCCTGCTGGCGCGCCGCGATCTGCACCTTTCACCGGATGCCCGCCTGGGGCTGGAAATGGCATTTTTGCGGATGCTGGCCTTTCATCCGCACGGCGACGACAGCGCCCCGGCAGCGGCAGGCGCGGTGCCCGTGCGTGAGCCAGGCGCTGCCGCCTACCCCCGCAGCAATGGCGCCGCCCGCGAACCATCTCCTGCGGCCCAGCGGCAGGCGCCCTCGCCGGCACCGACGCCGGCAGGGCAGGGGGTGTCAGCCCCGGCGCGCGGAGCGCAAGGCGATGCCGGACAGCCCGCTGCGGACGCCACGCCCCGGGCTCCCGCCGCGGCAGCCGGCGAGCTCGGCTGGGCGCGCGTGATCCAATCCCTGAACCTGAGTCCCCTGTGGCGGGCGGTGTTGGATCATTCGGTCGCCCAGGAGTTCACGTCGGAGGCGGTGACCATTGCGCTGGCCCCCAGTCACAGCGCCATGCTGGAGGGCGGCAAGTTCAAGCCGGCCATGGAGCGCGCCCTCAAGGAGTATTTCGGTGTGCTGCCCCGGCTGCGCTTTACCCGGCTGGGCAGCGGATCGGCGCCGGCGGCGACTCCGGCCCAGCAACAGGCAGCGGAGCGCGAGCGGCGGCAGCAGGCGGCGGAGGCTGCCGTTCGGCAGGATCCCACGGTGCAGGCCATCCTGGAGACTTTCGGCGGCGACCTTGTTAAAGTCGAACCCAAGGAATAG
- the recR gene encoding recombination mediator RecR, whose product MAYTVPVIEALVQALRQLPGVGPRSARRMAYALLERKRPVMGELASALAHADQVVRHCERCNNLSDAPLCGICQSARRNPKLLCVVETPADVSAIEATGAFDGYYFVLMGHLSPLDGIGPEALHLDRFERLLDEGGFEEVILATNPTVEGEATAHFLADLVQRHGLRATRIAHGVPVGGELEFVDRGTLSSALSGRRAIEP is encoded by the coding sequence TTGGCCTATACCGTCCCCGTCATCGAAGCGCTCGTGCAGGCGCTGCGGCAGCTGCCCGGCGTAGGGCCGCGCTCGGCGCGGCGGATGGCCTACGCCCTGCTGGAGCGCAAGCGACCGGTCATGGGCGAGCTGGCATCGGCGCTGGCCCATGCCGACCAGGTGGTGCGCCACTGCGAGCGCTGCAACAACTTGAGCGATGCGCCGCTGTGCGGCATCTGCCAGTCGGCGCGCCGCAATCCCAAGCTCCTGTGCGTGGTGGAGACCCCGGCGGACGTGTCGGCCATCGAGGCCACCGGCGCCTTCGATGGCTATTATTTCGTGCTGATGGGTCACCTCTCGCCCCTGGACGGCATCGGCCCGGAGGCGCTGCATCTGGACCGCTTCGAGCGCCTGCTGGACGAGGGCGGCTTCGAAGAAGTGATTCTCGCCACCAATCCCACCGTGGAAGGCGAGGCGACCGCCCATTTCCTGGCCGATCTGGTGCAGCGCCACGGGTTGCGCGCCACCCGCATCGCCCACGGCGTGCCGGTGGGCGGCGAGCTGGAATTCGTCGATCGCGGCACTTTGAGCAGCGCTCTGAGCGGACGGCGCGCAATCGAGCCCTGA
- the mutL gene encoding DNA mismatch repair endonuclease MutL, which translates to MSASRIHLLPSQLINQIAAGEVVERPASVLKELLENSLDAGADQVEIWAEEGGLRLIRVRDNGHGIDPEDVPLCLARHATSKIRQADDLERISSYGFRGEALPAIASVSRLRLATRSEASLEGRQITAQGGDIAPAAPAAHPVGTTIEVADLFFNTPARRKFLKGERTEFFHLQEVVRSAALSRFDVAFRLQHGERVQLKFAAATDEAARHRRVAEILGAGFLEESLYLEHADLGLRLHGWVGLPTFNRANSGAQYFFVNGRPVRDKVVGHAVRQAFADVLFKGRHPAFVLCLELDPAAVDVNVHPTKHEVRFRDARLVHDFLFRTLHDALGDYRPVPAQGAAAAVAPPPVAAASTVSSGSVPVRAPASVQSSLALQEDSSSYWTTMVAPAMQEIPAAATAPAPDAPVHPLGHAVAQLHERFILAQNAAGVVLVDQHAAHERVIYEELKAALGTGQASQHLLIPVRVQLTPEQMALWEAHQALFAEAGFDCTPLGPTSLAVRSVPRLLQGRDLGALFEEMLADLREFGDSRQAQDLLNGLVANIACRAAVKTNHRLTLAEMDALLRQIESTPRAGQCNHGRPTYVQLSLEELDRLFLRGR; encoded by the coding sequence ATGTCCGCTTCCCGCATCCATCTGCTACCCTCGCAGCTGATCAACCAGATCGCCGCCGGCGAGGTGGTGGAACGCCCCGCGTCCGTGCTGAAGGAGTTGTTGGAAAACAGCCTGGATGCCGGTGCCGATCAGGTGGAGATCTGGGCCGAGGAGGGCGGGCTGCGCCTGATTCGCGTGCGCGACAACGGCCACGGCATCGACCCTGAGGACGTGCCCCTGTGCCTGGCCCGCCATGCCACCAGCAAGATCCGCCAGGCCGACGACCTGGAGCGCATCAGCAGCTACGGCTTTCGCGGCGAGGCGCTGCCGGCCATCGCTTCGGTGTCCCGCCTGCGGCTTGCCACCCGCAGCGAGGCCAGCCTGGAAGGGCGGCAGATCACGGCTCAGGGCGGCGACATCGCGCCGGCGGCGCCCGCGGCCCATCCCGTGGGGACCACCATCGAGGTGGCCGATCTGTTCTTCAACACTCCCGCGCGCCGCAAGTTCCTCAAAGGCGAGCGCACCGAGTTCTTCCATCTGCAGGAAGTGGTGCGCAGCGCCGCCCTGAGCCGCTTTGACGTGGCTTTCCGCCTGCAGCACGGCGAGCGCGTCCAGCTCAAATTCGCCGCGGCCACCGACGAGGCAGCACGTCACCGGCGCGTGGCCGAGATCCTGGGCGCCGGCTTCCTGGAGGAATCCCTGTATCTGGAGCACGCGGATCTCGGCTTGCGCCTCCACGGCTGGGTCGGTTTGCCAACCTTCAACCGGGCCAACAGCGGTGCCCAGTACTTCTTCGTCAACGGCCGTCCGGTGCGCGACAAGGTGGTCGGCCACGCCGTGCGCCAAGCCTTTGCCGACGTGCTGTTCAAGGGCCGCCACCCTGCCTTCGTCCTTTGCCTGGAACTGGACCCGGCGGCGGTGGACGTCAACGTGCATCCCACCAAGCACGAGGTGCGCTTCCGCGATGCCCGCCTGGTGCATGATTTTCTGTTCCGCACGCTGCACGACGCGCTGGGGGACTACCGTCCCGTCCCGGCGCAGGGCGCCGCCGCGGCGGTGGCGCCCCCGCCGGTTGCCGCCGCATCCACGGTTTCCAGCGGCTCCGTCCCGGTCCGGGCGCCGGCCTCTGTCCAGAGCAGCTTGGCGCTGCAGGAGGACAGCAGCAGCTATTGGACCACCATGGTGGCGCCGGCGATGCAGGAAATTCCGGCCGCGGCGACCGCACCCGCGCCAGATGCGCCGGTCCATCCTTTGGGCCACGCCGTGGCCCAGCTGCATGAGCGCTTCATCCTGGCGCAGAATGCCGCTGGGGTGGTGCTGGTGGATCAGCATGCGGCGCACGAACGGGTCATTTACGAAGAGCTCAAGGCGGCCTTGGGCACCGGGCAGGCCAGTCAGCACCTGCTGATTCCCGTGCGGGTGCAGCTGACGCCCGAGCAGATGGCCCTATGGGAGGCACACCAGGCGCTCTTTGCCGAGGCCGGCTTCGACTGCACGCCGCTGGGTCCGACCAGCCTCGCCGTGCGCAGCGTCCCGCGCCTGCTGCAGGGGCGTGATCTGGGCGCCCTCTTCGAAGAGATGCTGGCGGACCTGCGCGAGTTCGGCGACAGCCGCCAGGCCCAGGATCTGCTCAACGGCCTGGTGGCCAACATCGCCTGCCGCGCGGCCGTCAAGACCAATCATCGCCTGACGCTGGCGGAAATGGACGCGCTCCTGCGCCAGATCGAAAGCACGCCGCGCGCCGGCCAGTGCAATCACGGCCGGCCCACTTACGTGCAGCTCAGCCTGGAGGAGCTGGATCGCCTCTTTCTGCGCGGCCGCTGA
- the tsaE gene encoding tRNA (adenosine(37)-N6)-threonylcarbamoyltransferase complex ATPase subunit type 1 TsaE, translating to MRSWEIATAEDMRRWGEALGRRIVDGGLIYLSGDLGAGKTTLAGGILTGHGFTGRSKSPTYTLVEPYETARGPVYHFDLYRLSDPEELDMLGFRDYLNARALCLIEWPERAAGALPAPDLHLQLDARADAHRVSLLHASARGAGWL from the coding sequence TTGAGAAGCTGGGAGATTGCCACGGCCGAGGACATGCGCCGCTGGGGCGAAGCGCTGGGGCGGCGCATCGTCGATGGCGGCCTGATCTACCTGAGCGGCGACCTGGGGGCGGGCAAGACCACCCTCGCCGGTGGCATCCTGACGGGTCATGGTTTCACGGGGCGCAGCAAGAGCCCGACCTACACGTTGGTCGAGCCCTACGAGACGGCGCGGGGGCCGGTATACCACTTCGATCTGTATCGCCTGAGCGATCCGGAGGAACTGGACATGCTGGGCTTCCGTGACTATCTTAACGCCCGGGCTTTGTGCCTGATCGAATGGCCGGAACGGGCCGCCGGCGCGCTGCCCGCGCCGGATCTGCATTTGCAATTGGATGCGCGCGCGGATGCCCATCGCGTGTCCCTGCTGCACGCCAGCGCCAGGGGGGCCGGCTGGCTCTAG